The segment CCGGTCGAGATCCGGGCGCCGGTGACGGGGCGCGTGTTGAACGTCTTCGAGGAAAGCGCCCGCATGGTGAACGCCGGACAGTCGATCATGGAGGTCGGCGATCCGCGCGACCTCGAGGCGGAGATCGAGATGCTGTCGACGGATGCCGTGAACGTGCGCGCCGGTGCCGAGGTTTCCATCGAGCAATGGGGCGGCGGCCAGCCGCTGGCGGGCCACGTCACGCTCGTCGAGCCGGGCGGTTACACGAAGGTCTCTGCGCTCGGCGTCGATGAGCAGCGCACGCTCGTGCGGGTCGATTTCGACAATCTTCCCGAGGGCGTTTTCGGCGACCGATTTCGTGTCGAGGCCCGTGTGACGACCTGGGCCGGCAAGGATGTCCTGCAAGCACCGACCGGCGCGCTTTTTCGTCGCGGCAACGACTGGATGACGTTCCTCCTGGAGGGCGGCCGCGCGAGGCTGGCGAAGGTCGAGATTGCCCACAACAACGGCGTCTCCGCCGAGGTGACGGCGGGATTGAAGGCGGGCGACCGCGTGATCCTTCACCCGCCGGATACCATTTCCGACGGCAGCAGGGTGAGCGTGCGCGCCGCCGATTAGCTGCTATGCTGCCGGCATGAAACGCCTTCTGCCTCTCGTTGCCCTCCTGCTCGCCGGCTGCGCCTGGCTGCCCGAGGAAGGCCCGCCGATGAAGACTCTCAGCGGCACGCTCACCTTTCGGGATACGACCGCCCTGCCACCTTCGGCGATCGCGCACGTGACGGTGGTTCCCACATCCGCGACGACGGTGGCGGATTCGGTCGTGCAGGGTGATTTCCCGGCGAAGACCGGAACGGAGGTTTCCTTCTCGCTGAAATTTCCCGCCGAAAAGGTCGCCGGCGCGGGTGATTACCTCGTGCTGGCGCAGATCATCGACCACGGCAAGGTCTGGTATTCCAACCTCAGCTCGCCGATGCGCGTGAGCTTCATTGCCGATCCCGGGAATCTGGTGATTCCGCTGCGTCGCGAGTCTCTGCGGATCGGGCAGTAGCTTCGACTTGGAAACAAAAAGGCCCGCCGGGAGGCGGGCCTTTTGTTTGGGATGCTTTCGCGGCTGCCGCTTAGTAGCGGTAGTGGTCGGGCTTGTAGGGGCCTTCGACCTTCACGCCGATGTAGGCGGCCTGCTCGGGCGTGAGCTTGGTGAGCTTCGCGCCGATCTTCTCGAGGTGCAGGCGGGCGACTTCCTCGTCGAGCTGCTTGCTGAGGACCTTCACGCCGGCCTTGTTCGTCTCGCGGTTCTTCCAGAGGTCGAGCTGGGCGAGCGTCTGGTTCGTGAAGCTGTTCGACATGACGAAGCTCGGGTGGCCGGTGGCGCAGCCGAGGTTCACGAGGCGGCCTTCCGCCAGCATGTAGAGCTGATGGCCGTCTTCGAACGTGTATTGGTCGACCTGTGGCTTGATCTCGATTTTCTTCACGCCGGCGAGGTTGTTGAGCGCGTCGACCTGGATCTCGTTGTCGAAGTGGCCGATGTTACAAACGATCGCCTGGTCCTTCATCTTCGTGAGGTGCTCGAGGCGGATGATGTCCTTGTTGCCGGTCGTGGTGACGTAGATGTCGCCCCAGCCGAGGGTGTCCTCGATGGGGAGGACGCGGAAGCCTTCCATCGCGGCCTGCAGCGCGCAGATGGGATCGATCTCGGTGACGACGACCTGGGCGCCCTGGGCGCGAAGGGCCTGGGCGCAACCCTTGCCGACGTCGCCGTAGCCGCAGACCACGCCGACCTTGCCGGAGATCATCACGTCGGTGGCGCGCTTGATGCCATCGACGAGCGACTCGCGGCAGCCGTAGAGGTTGTCGAATTTCGACTTCGTGACGGAGTCATTCACGTTGATCGCCGGGACGCGGAGCTTGCCGGCCTGGTGCATTTCGTAAAGGCGATGGACGCCGGTCGTGGTCTCTTCGGAGACGCCCTTCCAGTCCTTGAGGTAGCCGGTCCATTTGAGGGGATCCTCGGCGTTGACTTTCTTGAGGAGGGCCTTGATGACGCCTTCTTCGTGGGAGCCGGCCGCGCCGTTCACCCAGGAGGTGTCGCCTTCCTCGAGCTCGGCGCCCTTGTGGATGAGGAGCGTCGCGTCGCCACCGTCATCGACGATGAGCTGCGGGCCCTTGCCGTCCGGCCAGGTGAGCGCCTTGAGGGTGCAGTCCCAGTATTCCTCGAGGGTCTCGCCCTTACAGGCAAAGACAGGGATGCCGGCGGCGGCGATCGCGGCGGCGGCGTGGTCCTGCGTGGAGAAGATGTTGCACGAGCACCAGCGGACGTTCGCGCCGAGGTCGACGAGCGTCTCGATGAGCACGGCGGTCTGGATGGTCATGTGCAGGCTGCCCATGATGCGGACGCCGGCGAGCGGCTTCTCCGCGGCGTATTTGCGGCGGGTCGCCATGAGGCCGGGCATTTCGTGCTCGGCGATCTGGATTTCCTTGCGTCCGAACTCAGCGAGGCTGATGTCGCGGACGGCGTAGTCGTTTGTTTTGTTGGCTTCGAGGATCGTGCTCATATCAAATTTTTGGGTGGCGGGTTTGGAACCACGGAGGCACCAAGACACCAAGGATATCTGACCTTGGTGCCTTCGTGTCTTGGTGGTGGAAATTTCAGACGGCGGCCTTCTTGAGCGCGGCGGCCTTGTCGGTTTTCTCCCACGGCAGGTCGACGTCTTCCTTGCCGAAGTGGCCGTAGTTCGTGCTCTTCGAGTAGATCGGGCGGAGCAGGTCGAGCTGGCTGACGATGTCGGCCGGCTTGAAACTGAAGGTCTTCAGCACGGCGGCCTCGATCTTCTCCTCGGGCACGGAGTTCGTGCCGAAGGTGTCGATGTGAACGCTCACCGGCTGCGGGTGGCCGATCGCGTAGGCGAACTGCACCTCGCACTTCGCGGCGAGCCCGGCAGCCACGACATTCTTCGCAACGTAGCGGCCCATGTAGGCGGCGCTGCGGTCGACCTTCGACGGGTCCTTGCCCGAGAACGCGCCGCCGCCATGACGGCCGCTGCCGCCGTAGCTATCGACGATGATCTTGCGGCCGGTGAGGCCGGTGTCGCCCTGCGGACCGCCAATCACGAAGCGGCCGGTCGGGTTGATGAGGAACTCGGTGTCCTTGAGCATCGCC is part of the Chthoniobacterales bacterium genome and harbors:
- a CDS encoding YbaY family lipoprotein, whose translation is MKRLLPLVALLLAGCAWLPEEGPPMKTLSGTLTFRDTTALPPSAIAHVTVVPTSATTVADSVVQGDFPAKTGTEVSFSLKFPAEKVAGAGDYLVLAQIIDHGKVWYSNLSSPMRVSFIADPGNLVIPLRRESLRIGQ
- the ahcY gene encoding adenosylhomocysteinase, which produces MSTILEANKTNDYAVRDISLAEFGRKEIQIAEHEMPGLMATRRKYAAEKPLAGVRIMGSLHMTIQTAVLIETLVDLGANVRWCSCNIFSTQDHAAAAIAAAGIPVFACKGETLEEYWDCTLKALTWPDGKGPQLIVDDGGDATLLIHKGAELEEGDTSWVNGAAGSHEEGVIKALLKKVNAEDPLKWTGYLKDWKGVSEETTTGVHRLYEMHQAGKLRVPAINVNDSVTKSKFDNLYGCRESLVDGIKRATDVMISGKVGVVCGYGDVGKGCAQALRAQGAQVVVTEIDPICALQAAMEGFRVLPIEDTLGWGDIYVTTTGNKDIIRLEHLTKMKDQAIVCNIGHFDNEIQVDALNNLAGVKKIEIKPQVDQYTFEDGHQLYMLAEGRLVNLGCATGHPSFVMSNSFTNQTLAQLDLWKNRETNKAGVKVLSKQLDEEVARLHLEKIGAKLTKLTPEQAAYIGVKVEGPYKPDHYRY